A portion of the Adhaeribacter radiodurans genome contains these proteins:
- a CDS encoding glycoside hydrolase family 2 TIM barrel-domain containing protein produces MGPPYVEIREQNGQYQLYRNGIPYFIKGACVYKDFHLLKESGGNSIRLYNVDADSALVILDKAQKDGLTVTVGLNVLPAGTLDYSDDEAVAAQQQKIRQDVLKLKNHPALLMWGIGNELSFKLEFKRLTEHYRLWRAVNDIGKMIHDVDPNHPTTTMISSDVKPLVLISLLCDEIDILSVNIFDKMSGVLKSTIDWAWRGPYIASEYGTPGYWIADQTDWYAKVEPTSYTKSHNIRKQYQELFKGNSKCLGSYVFLWSQKQEYTTTWFSLFTETGQPTEMIDALQHNWMNEWPANRAPSIASLIINNPKNTKNVYLESASKKFKAVLKAYDPENENLQLNWEIHKDNVEIYFDPTLAQNKPEVVARGNLNFKKLQESKVKTTSATWQNYQLEFPSPTYEGPYRLFLYLTDEHNKVATGNVAFYVMN; encoded by the coding sequence ATGGGACCTCCGTACGTAGAGATACGGGAACAGAATGGGCAATATCAATTGTATCGTAACGGGATACCTTATTTTATAAAAGGGGCCTGTGTGTATAAAGACTTTCATTTACTAAAAGAAAGCGGCGGAAATTCCATTCGTTTATATAACGTAGATGCCGATAGTGCTTTAGTAATTTTAGATAAGGCTCAAAAAGATGGACTTACGGTAACTGTAGGGTTAAATGTACTACCAGCCGGAACTTTAGACTACAGCGATGATGAGGCAGTAGCGGCTCAACAACAAAAAATAAGGCAAGATGTGTTGAAGTTGAAAAATCATCCGGCCTTGCTCATGTGGGGAATTGGGAATGAATTAAGCTTTAAACTGGAATTCAAACGTCTAACTGAGCATTACCGTTTGTGGCGGGCGGTTAATGACATTGGTAAAATGATTCATGATGTGGATCCCAATCATCCTACTACCACTATGATTTCATCAGATGTAAAACCTTTAGTACTTATTAGTCTCCTGTGCGATGAAATAGATATTTTATCTGTAAACATATTCGATAAAATGTCAGGTGTATTAAAATCTACAATTGATTGGGCCTGGCGAGGCCCTTACATTGCATCAGAATACGGTACTCCTGGTTATTGGATTGCAGACCAAACGGATTGGTACGCTAAAGTAGAACCAACAAGTTATACTAAATCGCATAATATTCGAAAACAATACCAAGAGCTATTTAAAGGTAATAGTAAATGCCTAGGATCTTATGTTTTCTTGTGGAGCCAGAAACAAGAATATACCACCACTTGGTTTAGTTTGTTTACGGAAACAGGCCAACCTACCGAAATGATTGATGCGTTACAGCATAATTGGATGAATGAATGGCCAGCGAATCGGGCTCCAAGTATTGCTTCACTGATCATTAATAACCCTAAAAATACAAAAAATGTATATTTAGAATCGGCATCTAAAAAGTTTAAAGCAGTTTTAAAAGCTTATGATCCCGAAAACGAGAATTTACAGCTAAATTGGGAGATACATAAAGATAACGTAGAAATTTATTTTGATCCTACTCTGGCACAAAATAAACCCGAGGTTGTTGCTAGAGGTAACCTGAATTTTAAGAAGTTGCAAGAAAGTAAAGTAAAAACGACCTCTGCCACCTGGCAAAATTATCAATTAGAATTTCCTTCTCCAACCTATGAAGGACCTTATAGGTTATTTTTATATTTAACCGATGAACATAATAAAGTAGCTACAGGTAATGTGGCTTTTTACGTAATGAACTAA
- a CDS encoding outer membrane beta-barrel family protein, with protein sequence MSQLFTKIKQVYWLLFLLLPNWTFAQIQGQPSFFIRGTITDAQKTPIPYSSVGLYRVVDSSLVTGTAADDAGKFELSAKEGRYFVKISMVSFRERVIPNVNIQNQDVQLGSLVLNLSTEMLKEVVVQGERSTMELALDKKVFNVGKDLANSGGTASDILSNVPSVAVDVEGNVSLRGSGNVRILVDGKPSGLVSIKGGSGLQQLQGSSIERVEVITNPSARYEAEGMGGIINIVLKKERKEGINGSFDFITGNPDNFGLGANVNYRKKNLNFFVNYTASYRKAPGRSTLYQELWRNDSTFISRQRSENELKGMYNNARAGIDYFFNPKNVLTGSYTYRLNKGKRFSDIQYLDYLSNTTNLQSITNRTQDETETEPNSEYALSYKRTFTREGQELTADVRYLDNWEKSDQYYTQKTLLPDGNPSTIEDILQRSLNDETEKQFLVQVDYVHPFGKDGKLEAGLRSSSRDMTNNFSVTQQVADGAWMPFDSLTNNFLYEENIHALYGILGNKMGKFSYQVGLRAEWTGVTTTLKKTNEVNPRKYANLFPSVHVTYDLPKQHALQLSYSRRVRRPQYNDLSPFMTFSDSRNFFSGNPDLNPEFTDAFELGHIKYFDKGSLSSSLYYRYTMDKILRIRRVNELGYSTTLPENLATEDAFGAEFAVSYTPFSWWKIDGSFNFFRAITDGGNLDEDFNSDAYSWFVRKTSRFTLWKDTDLQLRGNYEAPQQMPQGRRKAIATLDLALSRDILKDNGTLTLNVIDVFNSRRFRSIVEGDNFYTETNSQGRLRQVNLTLNYRLHQAKKAVKEPGEGDY encoded by the coding sequence ATGAGTCAACTATTTACTAAAATTAAACAAGTTTATTGGTTACTTTTTCTCTTACTACCTAATTGGACTTTCGCTCAAATCCAGGGTCAACCCTCATTCTTTATCCGGGGCACTATAACAGATGCCCAAAAAACACCTATTCCATATAGTAGCGTAGGATTGTACCGAGTTGTGGATTCCAGTTTAGTTACGGGAACTGCGGCAGATGATGCTGGTAAATTTGAGCTGTCTGCTAAAGAGGGCAGGTATTTCGTAAAAATAAGCATGGTTTCTTTTCGGGAGAGAGTAATTCCGAATGTAAATATTCAAAATCAAGATGTGCAATTGGGTTCGTTAGTACTAAATTTAAGTACCGAAATGTTGAAAGAAGTAGTGGTGCAAGGCGAACGCAGCACAATGGAATTAGCCTTAGATAAGAAAGTTTTTAATGTTGGTAAAGATCTTGCAAATTCTGGTGGTACGGCTTCTGATATATTAAGTAATGTGCCCTCAGTAGCGGTAGATGTGGAAGGAAATGTAAGTTTGCGCGGGAGTGGTAACGTGCGAATTTTAGTTGATGGGAAACCATCTGGTTTGGTAAGTATAAAAGGCGGCAGTGGTTTGCAGCAGCTCCAGGGCAGCAGCATTGAGAGGGTAGAGGTTATTACTAATCCATCCGCCCGCTACGAAGCAGAAGGTATGGGAGGGATAATCAACATCGTACTGAAGAAAGAACGCAAAGAAGGAATTAATGGCTCTTTTGATTTTATTACCGGAAATCCGGATAATTTTGGATTAGGGGCAAACGTAAACTACCGGAAGAAAAATTTAAATTTCTTCGTTAATTATACGGCTTCTTATCGCAAGGCACCCGGTCGAAGCACGCTCTATCAGGAATTATGGCGCAACGATTCTACTTTTATTTCCCGCCAGCGTTCCGAAAATGAGTTAAAAGGAATGTATAATAATGCCCGTGCGGGTATAGATTACTTTTTTAATCCTAAAAATGTACTCACGGGTTCATACACCTACCGACTTAATAAGGGGAAGCGGTTTTCAGATATCCAATACTTAGATTATTTATCTAATACTACAAATCTGCAAAGTATTACAAACCGGACTCAGGACGAAACAGAAACAGAACCAAATTCGGAGTACGCGCTGAGTTACAAAAGAACCTTTACCCGCGAAGGGCAAGAACTCACGGCCGATGTCCGGTACCTGGATAATTGGGAAAAATCGGATCAGTATTACACTCAGAAAACCTTATTGCCCGATGGAAACCCATCTACTATCGAAGATATTTTGCAGCGTTCCTTGAATGATGAAACCGAAAAGCAATTTTTAGTTCAAGTAGATTACGTACACCCGTTTGGTAAGGACGGTAAATTAGAAGCAGGTTTGCGCAGCAGTTCCCGTGACATGACTAATAATTTTTCGGTTACCCAGCAAGTGGCGGACGGTGCCTGGATGCCTTTTGATAGCTTAACAAATAACTTTTTATACGAAGAGAACATCCATGCTCTTTATGGTATTTTAGGTAATAAAATGGGCAAGTTTAGTTACCAGGTAGGTTTACGGGCCGAGTGGACCGGAGTAACTACTACTCTAAAAAAGACAAACGAAGTGAATCCGCGCAAATATGCCAACTTGTTCCCGAGTGTGCATGTAACCTACGATTTGCCGAAACAACATGCCTTACAACTTTCGTACAGCCGCCGGGTACGTCGGCCGCAATACAATGATTTAAGTCCGTTTATGACTTTTAGCGATAGCCGTAATTTTTTCAGCGGTAACCCAGACTTAAATCCTGAGTTTACCGATGCATTTGAATTAGGGCATATTAAGTATTTTGATAAAGGTTCCCTTAGCTCTTCGTTGTATTACCGCTATACAATGGATAAAATTTTGCGTATCCGGCGAGTAAACGAATTAGGTTATTCCACTACTTTACCCGAAAACTTAGCTACCGAAGATGCATTTGGAGCGGAGTTCGCAGTTTCGTATACTCCCTTTTCCTGGTGGAAAATAGACGGTAGCTTTAATTTTTTCCGGGCTATAACCGATGGTGGTAACCTGGACGAAGATTTTAATAGCGATGCTTACAGTTGGTTTGTACGGAAGACATCCCGGTTTACTCTCTGGAAAGACACTGATTTGCAATTACGCGGTAATTACGAAGCCCCACAACAAATGCCTCAAGGCAGGCGCAAAGCTATTGCTACTTTGGATTTGGCGCTTAGCCGCGATATCCTGAAAGACAATGGAACTCTTACTCTTAACGTAATCGATGTTTTTAACTCCCGCCGGTTCCGCTCCATTGTGGAAGGAGATAACTTCTATACCGAAACCAATTCGCAGGGGCGACTACGTCAAGTTAACTTAACGCTTAACTACCGTTTGCATCAAGCTAAAAAAGCAGTAAAAGAACCAGGAGAAGGCGATTACTAA
- a CDS encoding alpha/beta hydrolase: MYTHQKNIITAGKPLQETGKALIMIHGRGATAKSILSLNDYLNVTNFSFFAPQATNHSWYPYSFMAPVEQNQPALDSALSLLNEVVDSIQNQGINSKSIYLLGFSQGACLTAEFAARKAQQYGGLILFTGGLIGQQLNTQNYTGDFGGTPVLITTGDPDPHVPVSRVNETVQILEEKGATVTKNIYKGRPHTILPEEIALANKILNNAAANTKN; the protein is encoded by the coding sequence ATGTATACACATCAAAAAAATATTATAACGGCTGGTAAGCCTTTGCAAGAAACAGGTAAAGCTTTAATTATGATTCATGGCCGGGGAGCTACTGCCAAAAGCATTTTATCTTTAAATGATTACCTGAATGTAACTAATTTTTCTTTTTTTGCCCCTCAGGCTACCAATCATAGCTGGTACCCCTATAGTTTTATGGCTCCGGTAGAACAAAATCAGCCTGCCTTGGATTCAGCTTTATCGCTCCTGAATGAAGTAGTTGATAGTATTCAAAACCAGGGAATTAATAGTAAATCCATTTATTTACTGGGTTTCTCACAAGGCGCTTGCTTAACAGCTGAATTTGCTGCCCGAAAGGCCCAACAATATGGCGGCTTAATACTTTTTACAGGCGGCCTGATAGGGCAACAGCTAAATACGCAGAATTACACCGGTGATTTCGGTGGTACACCGGTTTTAATAACTACCGGCGACCCCGATCCACACGTACCCGTAAGCCGGGTAAACGAAACAGTACAGATTTTAGAAGAAAAAGGCGCGACAGTTACTAAAAATATTTACAAAGGACGTCCTCATACTATTTTACCAGAGGAGATTGCCTTAGCAAATAAAATTTTAAATAATGCCGCTGCAAATACAAAAAATTAG
- a CDS encoding tellurite resistance TerB family protein produces MENHESQLLQNYSENERAAYLGAIASIASADRVASEEEITFLEALAQNTGLSPEQQQSVVQAAQDPSNANVRRYLDQLKNSELRFSLITDIMSFAQADGKLSGEEEKRIQEMAQYLNINQQQYGALHQYVNKASQAQQQGQNPTDHSFLEQTGLANSLGQAGIPTSGLMQGLLGVLAPMVISKVLGGRSGGGMNTGMGGLGGLLDGVLGGSGSMGGLGGLMGGGSTSGGLGGGGLGSLMGVLGGLGKQGGALVEAVWVPF; encoded by the coding sequence ATGGAAAATCACGAATCACAGTTGTTACAAAATTATTCTGAAAATGAAAGAGCCGCTTATTTAGGTGCCATTGCCAGTATTGCCTCCGCTGACCGGGTAGCTTCTGAGGAAGAAATTACTTTTCTGGAAGCATTAGCGCAAAATACGGGTTTATCGCCTGAACAGCAGCAATCAGTTGTTCAAGCGGCTCAAGATCCATCTAATGCAAATGTAAGAAGGTACCTTGATCAGTTAAAAAATAGCGAATTGCGTTTTTCCCTTATAACAGATATTATGAGTTTTGCCCAAGCTGATGGAAAGTTAAGCGGCGAAGAAGAAAAAAGAATTCAGGAAATGGCGCAATATCTCAATATTAATCAGCAACAATACGGTGCTTTGCATCAGTATGTAAATAAAGCTAGCCAAGCACAGCAGCAAGGCCAGAATCCTACGGATCATTCATTTTTGGAACAAACCGGCTTAGCAAATTCTTTGGGACAGGCCGGTATTCCTACCAGTGGTTTAATGCAGGGCCTACTCGGCGTTTTGGCTCCCATGGTTATTTCTAAGGTGCTGGGTGGCCGTTCTGGTGGAGGAATGAATACCGGGATGGGCGGTTTAGGTGGTTTATTAGATGGCGTTTTAGGCGGTAGCGGCTCCATGGGTGGTTTAGGCGGCCTAATGGGCGGTGGTTCTACGAGCGGCGGATTAGGCGGTGGAGGTTTAGGTAGTTTAATGGGCGTACTTGGTGGCCTAGGTAAGCAAGGGGGGGCTTTAGTGGAGGCGGTTTGGGTTCCATTTTAG
- a CDS encoding TonB-dependent receptor, translating to MIDFDLLPKFLKTGFLFILLSFFTNLYANAQEFAYLDENVGNGSIKGSITSTDGNPVGFVNVYIKGTNKGAITTEDGKFYIKNIKEGSYTLIASFMGLQAQEITVSVTNNESSLADFTLPKNSQQLNEVMVTATRSKNKTPVTIGKIAISPLDLPQSVTIVNSQVIADQQASKLSDVIRNVNGVSLGTTRGTTSETFFARGYNLGANNIMKNGARVNSGAIPEASTLEKVEVLKGSAALLYGNVSGGAVINMVTKQPKFEYGGEVSLRAGSYNLWKPIADVYGPISKNLAFRVIGTYESAESYRKSVESKRLYVNPSLLYKLGAKTEILVQGDYLKADLTPDFGIGTLDSKIPTSVSRSSFFNAPWAYNEIEQRTASININHQLSNSWKLSVMGSNQSFDRNYFSTERIQADADGDWGRKLTRSKIAEDYYTGQVNLTGSFNTGAFEHKLLVGTDAERYLNTSNAFNIASLGLGGVYDSINILNPIKFIARTDEPLATNTTRTEAPTYRFGTYVQDLIKISEKFKVLAGLRWSYQKTVAAKTYDVATDAQTPNPTAADRYDRAFSPRVGIVYQPVSNTAFFASYSNNFTPNTGRDVFNENLAPSIIDQYEVGIKNDFFNDKLSANFTLYHIINNNLAQQAQFLADGVTVNTDANIKELTGQTTSDGAELDLSGNITQGLNFLAGYSYNFMRYTKTSSENGSYLEGERLVSNPAHTANATLFYTLQNTALKGLKVGVSGFYTGERNAGWNTQHVVTRNPDNTVTRTLNKRLVPVTSFTTLDLSLGYNIKQFTILGKISNITNELNYYVHENYSVNPIPPRQFVTTVSFRF from the coding sequence ATGATAGATTTCGACCTTCTACCTAAATTCCTTAAAACGGGATTTTTATTTATTCTACTAAGCTTTTTTACTAATCTTTATGCCAATGCGCAAGAGTTTGCCTACTTAGACGAAAATGTGGGTAATGGTTCTATTAAAGGAAGTATCACTTCTACCGATGGCAATCCGGTAGGTTTTGTAAATGTTTATATAAAAGGTACTAATAAAGGTGCAATTACTACCGAAGACGGTAAGTTTTACATCAAGAATATTAAAGAAGGCTCTTATACTTTAATAGCTAGCTTTATGGGGTTACAAGCTCAGGAAATAACCGTTTCAGTAACCAACAATGAATCCAGCCTAGCCGACTTTACACTGCCTAAAAATAGCCAACAACTAAACGAAGTAATGGTAACCGCTACTCGGAGTAAAAACAAAACTCCGGTAACCATTGGTAAGATTGCCATTAGTCCACTAGATTTACCGCAAAGTGTTACCATTGTAAACAGCCAGGTAATTGCCGACCAGCAAGCTTCTAAATTAAGCGATGTAATCCGGAACGTAAATGGTGTTAGTTTAGGTACTACCCGCGGTACTACTTCCGAAACCTTTTTTGCCCGAGGGTATAACTTGGGTGCTAATAATATCATGAAAAATGGTGCCCGGGTAAATTCGGGTGCTATTCCGGAAGCCAGTACTTTAGAAAAAGTAGAAGTGTTAAAAGGCAGCGCGGCTTTGCTTTACGGGAACGTAAGCGGTGGCGCGGTGATAAATATGGTTACCAAACAACCTAAATTTGAGTACGGCGGCGAAGTTTCGCTGCGGGCGGGCAGCTATAACCTCTGGAAGCCTATTGCTGACGTATACGGCCCGATTTCTAAAAACCTGGCTTTTCGGGTTATTGGTACATACGAAAGCGCAGAGAGCTACCGCAAGAGCGTAGAATCTAAAAGATTATACGTTAACCCTTCTTTACTTTATAAACTAGGCGCCAAAACCGAAATTTTAGTTCAAGGAGATTATTTAAAAGCTGATTTAACTCCGGATTTCGGTATCGGAACACTAGATAGCAAGATTCCTACTTCTGTTTCGCGATCCAGCTTTTTTAACGCTCCTTGGGCTTATAATGAAATTGAGCAACGTACGGCTTCTATCAACATTAACCACCAACTGAGCAACTCCTGGAAGTTGAGTGTAATGGGTTCTAATCAATCATTCGACCGCAATTATTTTTCTACCGAACGGATTCAAGCCGATGCGGACGGAGACTGGGGCCGGAAGTTAACCCGCTCTAAAATTGCTGAAGATTATTATACCGGTCAGGTTAATTTAACTGGAAGCTTTAACACAGGTGCTTTTGAACACAAATTATTAGTGGGTACTGATGCCGAAAGATATTTAAACACCTCGAACGCTTTTAATATTGCTTCGCTGGGTCTAGGTGGCGTATATGACTCTATCAATATCCTGAATCCGATCAAGTTTATAGCCCGCACCGATGAGCCACTGGCAACGAATACTACCCGTACCGAAGCACCAACTTACCGTTTTGGAACTTATGTTCAGGATTTAATTAAAATTTCAGAAAAATTCAAAGTTTTAGCTGGTTTACGCTGGTCTTACCAAAAAACAGTTGCCGCTAAAACCTACGACGTAGCTACCGATGCACAAACGCCTAACCCTACTGCTGCAGACCGTTACGACCGGGCTTTCTCGCCGCGCGTAGGTATTGTTTACCAGCCGGTTTCTAATACTGCCTTTTTTGCCAGCTACTCTAACAACTTTACGCCTAATACCGGCAGAGATGTTTTCAACGAAAACCTGGCTCCTTCTATCATTGATCAGTATGAAGTGGGTATTAAAAACGACTTTTTCAACGATAAACTTTCGGCCAATTTCACTTTGTACCACATCATTAATAACAACCTGGCCCAACAAGCGCAATTCTTAGCTGATGGCGTTACGGTTAACACCGATGCAAACATTAAAGAATTAACCGGTCAAACCACCAGCGATGGCGCTGAACTAGATTTAAGCGGTAACATTACTCAAGGATTAAATTTTCTGGCCGGTTATAGCTATAACTTCATGCGCTACACAAAAACCTCCTCGGAAAACGGCAGTTATTTAGAAGGAGAACGGTTAGTTAGCAATCCGGCACACACTGCTAACGCTACCTTATTTTACACCCTCCAGAATACAGCTTTAAAAGGTTTAAAAGTAGGTGTATCTGGTTTTTATACTGGCGAGCGCAATGCCGGCTGGAATACACAGCATGTTGTTACAAGAAATCCGGATAACACCGTTACCAGAACCCTGAACAAGCGTTTAGTTCCTGTAACTAGTTTTACTACTTTAGACTTAAGCTTAGGATACAACATCAAGCAATTCACTATCTTGGGTAAAATATCTAATATTACGAATGAACTGAATTACTACGTACACGAAAACTACAGCGTGAACCCGATACCGCCACGTCAGTTTGTAACTACTGTATCGTTCCGGTTTTAA
- a CDS encoding PepSY-associated TM helix domain-containing protein, translating to MKNFFRSIHLYLSLAGGLVIGLVCFTGAAMVFEKEMMQAIYPDRYKVIPGTQRLPLEQLLANFNQAKPGVKVAGVKVYSDPNRTVELSYSDEKPGNKEVGKGEHKARENKDQQAKAEGKESHEKAVKGEKGGHGKGGKGGGRPGNVAFINPYTGQLVATSTQKNAFFRNMFELHRWLLVQEPGKMIVGVSTVVFLFILITGIILWWPKNKKILQQRLTIKWNAGWKRINHDWHIVIGFYTAIFLFVFAFTGLAWSFEWFNDGIYTITNTNKEQPEPPQSQVKESAQPITFDQAYATAQQQMPSAEFYQFNRPREAEDAFTVMVMPKDAAHERATSQLFLDQYSGAKIGQLLFQDKNLGQRVRSTFYPVHVGSIGGLPGRIIAFISCLAGFTFPITGVILWINRLRKNKKKKIKKALAQAI from the coding sequence ATGAAAAACTTCTTTCGGTCTATCCACTTATACCTGAGCCTGGCCGGCGGATTGGTAATTGGCTTAGTTTGCTTTACGGGAGCAGCTATGGTTTTTGAGAAGGAAATGATGCAGGCTATTTACCCGGATCGGTACAAAGTAATTCCGGGTACCCAACGCTTACCCCTGGAACAACTGTTGGCCAACTTTAACCAGGCTAAACCAGGCGTAAAAGTAGCTGGCGTAAAAGTTTACAGCGATCCTAATCGTACCGTTGAATTAAGCTACTCCGATGAAAAACCCGGCAACAAAGAGGTGGGCAAAGGAGAACATAAGGCCCGGGAAAACAAAGACCAACAAGCGAAAGCAGAAGGCAAAGAAAGCCATGAAAAAGCCGTTAAAGGCGAAAAGGGCGGCCATGGTAAAGGTGGTAAAGGCGGCGGCCGACCAGGCAATGTGGCTTTCATTAATCCTTACACCGGTCAGTTAGTAGCTACTTCTACGCAAAAAAACGCTTTTTTTCGGAATATGTTTGAGTTGCACCGCTGGCTGTTAGTGCAAGAACCCGGTAAAATGATTGTGGGGGTAAGCACTGTGGTGTTTCTATTTATTTTGATCACAGGTATTATTTTGTGGTGGCCTAAAAACAAAAAAATCCTTCAGCAACGCCTGACTATTAAATGGAATGCCGGTTGGAAGCGCATTAACCACGACTGGCACATTGTTATTGGTTTTTATACTGCTATTTTCTTATTTGTTTTTGCTTTTACCGGCTTAGCCTGGTCGTTCGAATGGTTTAACGATGGCATTTATACCATTACCAACACAAATAAAGAACAACCTGAACCGCCTCAATCGCAGGTTAAAGAAAGCGCCCAGCCAATTACTTTTGATCAAGCTTATGCAACGGCACAGCAGCAAATGCCTTCTGCTGAATTCTACCAGTTCAATCGTCCGCGGGAGGCCGAAGATGCCTTTACGGTAATGGTAATGCCAAAAGATGCTGCTCATGAGCGGGCTACCAGCCAATTATTTTTAGATCAGTATTCTGGCGCGAAAATTGGCCAGCTATTATTTCAGGATAAGAATTTAGGGCAACGCGTTCGTAGTACTTTTTATCCGGTTCACGTAGGTTCTATTGGCGGTTTACCGGGTCGCATTATTGCTTTTATTTCGTGCTTGGCAGGCTTTACATTCCCCATTACGGGGGTTATACTTTGGATCAACCGCTTACGTAAGAATAAAAAGAAAAAAATAAAAAAAGCTTTAGCTCAAGCGATATAA
- a CDS encoding mechanosensitive ion channel family protein codes for MDIRDLLQQKFLGNTLENFIWFAGIMSFGYIFKTMLSQLLSGILYGFVKSYSVDVTKADFRRLLVTPLAFLTFLIFLYLAFDRLHYPTEFFGLPEKGNLGFKTITQRIYRIFLILSITWVILRLVDFFGMIFMKRAEKTISKLDDQLVPFFKDFTKIILVLIGFFVILGTVFYVDVTKLITGLGVGGLALAFAAKESIENLLASFTIFLDQPFVVGDLVQVGEITGVVEKIGFRSTRIRTLEKSYVTLPNKHMIDKPLDNLTLRTFRRVLFDVSVTYKTTSEQVRAIAAEIQTFIDNHPHTNQDGRVRFNRLGSHSKDIMVQYFVDTMDWNEYINIKEEINYKIVEIVEKHQAEFALPTTSIVLQKTEQDKLNTTAK; via the coding sequence ATGGATATACGTGACTTGTTACAGCAAAAATTCCTGGGAAATACTCTGGAGAACTTCATTTGGTTTGCCGGTATTATGTCGTTCGGTTACATATTTAAAACCATGTTATCGCAATTACTTTCCGGTATTTTATACGGGTTTGTGAAGAGCTACTCCGTTGATGTAACAAAAGCTGATTTCCGGCGCTTATTGGTAACCCCTCTGGCTTTCTTAACTTTTTTAATTTTTCTGTACCTGGCGTTCGACAGGCTTCATTATCCAACTGAATTTTTTGGTTTACCGGAGAAAGGGAATTTGGGCTTTAAGACGATTACGCAACGGATTTACCGCATATTTTTAATATTATCCATAACCTGGGTGATACTAAGGTTAGTAGATTTTTTTGGAATGATCTTTATGAAACGGGCCGAAAAAACAATTTCGAAGCTCGATGACCAATTAGTACCGTTTTTTAAAGATTTTACTAAAATTATTTTAGTGCTAATTGGCTTTTTTGTAATACTGGGAACGGTTTTTTACGTGGATGTAACCAAACTAATAACTGGTTTGGGAGTAGGCGGACTAGCCTTAGCTTTTGCCGCTAAAGAAAGCATCGAAAATTTATTAGCATCGTTTACCATTTTTCTGGACCAACCATTTGTAGTAGGCGATTTGGTGCAGGTTGGAGAAATAACCGGGGTAGTAGAAAAAATTGGATTCCGGAGTACCCGCATCCGTACACTCGAAAAAAGTTACGTAACGCTGCCCAACAAACACATGATTGATAAACCTTTAGATAACCTTACACTACGTACCTTCCGGCGGGTTTTATTTGATGTGTCGGTTACCTATAAAACTACTTCTGAACAAGTTCGGGCTATTGCTGCCGAAATCCAGACCTTTATTGATAATCATCCTCATACGAATCAGGATGGCCGGGTGCGTTTCAATCGGTTAGGCTCACATTCTAAAGACATTATGGTGCAGTACTTTGTAGATACCATGGACTGGAACGAATATATTAATATAAAAGAAGAGATTAACTACAAAATTGTAGAGATAGTAGAAAAGCACCAAGCCGAATTTGCCTTACCTACTACTTCTATTGTATTGCAAAAAACGGAGCAAGACAAACTGAATACAACAGCCAAGTAG